In one window of Mesorhizobium sp. B2-1-1 DNA:
- a CDS encoding CerR family C-terminal domain-containing protein, with protein sequence MIKPPEARTPRREPPAAEMTREALVRAALKLFGRQGFDGTSTREIAAEAKANIGSIAYHFGSKEGLRLAAADHIVDTIQSVAGQALGETRAPAIANPETARAQLFAALERMVAFVVAQPQAGEIVQFVLRELSHPTAALDRIYDGVFEPTHRRLCLLWEQATGEAAESEATRLTVFTLIGQVIYFRIGREAVMRRMGWREIGAAEAAKVAAVTSDNLSAILAARKGSRR encoded by the coding sequence ATGATCAAGCCGCCCGAAGCCCGAACTCCTCGCCGCGAGCCGCCCGCCGCGGAGATGACACGTGAAGCCCTGGTCCGCGCGGCGCTCAAGCTGTTCGGACGACAAGGCTTCGACGGCACCTCCACGCGCGAGATCGCGGCGGAAGCCAAGGCCAATATCGGTTCCATCGCCTATCACTTCGGCAGCAAGGAGGGGCTGCGCCTCGCCGCCGCCGACCATATCGTGGACACCATACAATCGGTCGCCGGCCAGGCACTCGGCGAGACGCGGGCGCCGGCAATCGCGAACCCCGAGACGGCGCGGGCACAGCTGTTCGCGGCGCTGGAGCGGATGGTGGCATTCGTCGTGGCCCAGCCGCAAGCCGGTGAGATCGTGCAGTTCGTGCTGCGCGAGCTCTCGCATCCGACCGCGGCGCTCGACCGCATCTATGACGGCGTGTTCGAGCCGACGCATCGGCGCCTGTGCCTGCTCTGGGAACAGGCGACCGGCGAGGCGGCCGAGAGCGAGGCGACCCGGCTCACCGTGTTCACGCTGATCGGACAGGTCATCTATTTCCGCATCGGCCGCGAGGCGGTCATGCGCCGCATGGGCTGGCGCGAGATCGGCGCCGCCGAGGCCGCCAAGGTGGCGGCCGTCACATCGGACAACCTCAGCGCCATACTGGCCGCCCGGAAGGGATCGAGACGATGA
- a CDS encoding SulP family inorganic anion transporter codes for MDEIGQTLNETARKPTHGPAKPTFSELFTPKLVTVWREGYRLEHLRADAIAGLTVAIVALPLSMAIAIASGVTPERGLYTSIIGGFIISAFGGSRFQIGGPAGAFIVLVAATVARVGVDGLLLATMMAGIFLIAIGYLRLGTYIKFIPYPVTVGFTAGIAVIIFSGQIVELFGLKLAGKEPGPLVPKLTAIGEAAGTINLAATFVAVLTIATIAFLKRWRPKWPAMLIAIGLASLAVALFALPAETIGTRFGGIPRSLQWPALPPVSLDRMIDVLPDAIAFALLGAIESLLSAVVADGMTGRRHRSNCELVAQGFANIASALFGGICTTGTIARTATNVRAGAHGPVSGMIHSMILLVLMLAAAPLASYIPLSALAGVLAVVCWNMFEKQAFATLLRASRGDALVLMATFLIVVFRDLTEGIVVGFALGSILFIDRMAKSIAVEADQTLVPEDVADRESVYDSRDATDADTVVYRITGAFFFGAASTVGAVLDRIADQRKNFILDCSAVPFFDSTAANVIEGAAHKARRAGVRFVISGASPQTRRTLINHGLKRPLVTYAASIRAAQAQLEGKRAAQ; via the coding sequence ATGGACGAGATCGGGCAGACACTCAACGAAACCGCGCGCAAACCGACCCATGGGCCGGCAAAGCCGACTTTTTCCGAACTGTTCACACCGAAACTGGTGACGGTCTGGCGCGAAGGCTACAGGCTCGAACATCTCAGGGCCGATGCCATTGCCGGGCTGACCGTCGCCATCGTCGCCTTGCCGCTGTCGATGGCAATCGCCATCGCATCAGGGGTGACGCCGGAGCGCGGGCTCTACACATCGATCATCGGCGGCTTCATCATCTCGGCGTTCGGCGGCAGCCGTTTCCAGATCGGCGGCCCCGCGGGCGCCTTCATCGTGCTGGTGGCGGCGACGGTCGCGCGGGTCGGCGTGGACGGGCTGTTGCTGGCGACGATGATGGCCGGCATCTTCCTCATCGCCATCGGCTATCTGCGGCTCGGCACCTACATAAAGTTCATTCCCTATCCGGTGACGGTCGGCTTTACCGCCGGTATCGCCGTCATCATCTTCTCGGGCCAGATCGTCGAACTGTTCGGGCTGAAGCTCGCCGGCAAGGAGCCAGGCCCGCTGGTGCCGAAGCTGACGGCGATCGGCGAGGCGGCCGGCACGATCAATCTCGCGGCGACCTTCGTGGCGGTGCTGACAATCGCAACCATCGCTTTCCTGAAGCGCTGGCGGCCGAAATGGCCGGCGATGTTGATCGCCATCGGTCTGGCGTCGCTCGCGGTGGCGCTGTTTGCGCTGCCGGCCGAGACGATCGGCACGCGCTTTGGCGGGATCCCGCGCAGCCTGCAATGGCCGGCGCTTCCCCCCGTCAGCCTCGACAGGATGATCGACGTGCTGCCGGACGCCATCGCCTTCGCGTTGCTAGGCGCCATCGAATCCTTGCTGTCGGCCGTCGTCGCCGACGGCATGACCGGCCGCCGGCACCGTTCCAACTGCGAACTGGTGGCGCAAGGCTTCGCCAACATCGCCTCGGCCCTGTTCGGCGGCATCTGCACCACCGGCACCATTGCCCGTACCGCCACCAATGTGCGGGCCGGCGCGCACGGGCCGGTTTCGGGCATGATCCACTCCATGATCCTGCTCGTCCTGATGCTGGCGGCAGCGCCGCTCGCCAGCTACATCCCGCTCTCCGCCCTCGCCGGCGTGCTGGCGGTGGTGTGCTGGAACATGTTCGAGAAGCAGGCTTTCGCCACGCTGCTGCGCGCCTCGCGCGGCGATGCGCTGGTGCTGATGGCCACCTTCCTGATCGTGGTCTTCCGCGACTTGACCGAAGGCATCGTTGTCGGCTTCGCGCTGGGCTCGATCCTGTTCATCGACCGCATGGCGAAATCCATCGCCGTCGAGGCCGACCAGACGCTGGTGCCTGAGGACGTCGCCGACCGCGAGAGCGTCTATGATTCCAGGGACGCGACCGACGCCGACACCGTCGTCTACCGCATCACCGGCGCATTCTTCTTCGGCGCCGCTTCGACCGTCGGCGCGGTGCTCGACCGCATCGCCGACCAGCGCAAGAACTTCATCCTCGACTGCTCGGCGGTGCCGTTCTTCGATTCGACCGCGGCCAATGTCATTGAGGGTGCGGCGCACAAGGCCAGGCGCGCCGGCGTGCGCTTTGTCATATCTGGCGCTTCGCCGCAGACAAGACGCACGCTGATCAACCACGGCCTCAAGCGCCCGCTGGTGACCTACGCCGCCTCGATCCGGGCAGCGCAGGCGCAGTTGGAGGGGAAGAGGGCAGCGCAGTAG
- a CDS encoding HlyD family secretion protein, giving the protein MSFLCSLPLAAQLFGACAPASPLAVGYVEGDYVLLAPIEVAQVETVAVKRGDRVTSGTTIVTLENADAKIAVAQATASLAQARAQLADLQVGKRPEEIAALKAQVDMAKAQADDARRKYDRAADLFKRGTGTQADYDTASATLETANAQVGQAQANLAAGGLPARPETIKAAESQVKQAQAALDQAAWRLSKRTLAAPSPGRVSDVIRNPGDTAGPTAPVISVLPDGAVKLSVYIPEAAFSSVKVGTLLRVHCDGCGPDVKARVSYVSPDPEFTPPVIYSLENRQKLVYLVEARPEGGAGALQPGQIVDVELAVSGK; this is encoded by the coding sequence ATGAGCTTTCTTTGTTCGCTGCCGCTTGCCGCTCAACTCTTCGGCGCCTGCGCACCGGCTTCTCCGCTGGCCGTCGGCTATGTCGAAGGCGACTATGTGCTGCTGGCGCCGATCGAGGTGGCGCAGGTCGAGACCGTCGCGGTCAAGCGCGGCGATCGCGTCACATCGGGCACCACGATCGTGACGCTGGAAAACGCCGACGCGAAAATCGCGGTCGCACAGGCCACGGCAAGTCTCGCCCAGGCGCGGGCGCAGCTTGCCGATCTGCAGGTGGGCAAGCGGCCGGAAGAAATCGCCGCCCTCAAGGCCCAGGTCGACATGGCCAAGGCGCAGGCTGACGATGCCAGACGCAAATACGACCGCGCTGCCGACCTCTTCAAGCGCGGCACCGGCACGCAGGCCGACTACGACACCGCCTCGGCCACGCTGGAGACGGCCAACGCGCAGGTCGGACAGGCGCAGGCCAATCTCGCCGCCGGCGGCCTGCCGGCGCGTCCCGAGACGATCAAGGCCGCCGAAAGTCAGGTCAAGCAGGCACAGGCCGCGCTCGACCAAGCGGCGTGGCGGCTATCCAAGCGCACCCTGGCGGCCCCTTCTCCGGGCCGCGTCAGCGACGTCATTCGCAATCCGGGCGACACGGCAGGGCCGACCGCGCCCGTCATCTCCGTGCTGCCCGACGGCGCGGTGAAGCTCAGCGTCTATATACCCGAAGCCGCCTTCTCCTCGGTCAAGGTCGGCACTTTGCTCCGCGTCCATTGCGACGGTTGCGGCCCGGATGTGAAGGCGCGCGTCAGCTATGTCTCGCCCGATCCGGAATTCACTCCGCCGGTGATCTATTCGCTGGAGAACCGGCAGAAGCTGGTCTACCTCGTCGAGGCGCGGCCGGAGGGCGGCGCCGGCGCCTTGCAGCCGGGCCAGATCGTCGACGTCGAGCTGGCGGTTTCAGGAAAATGA
- a CDS encoding CYTH domain-containing protein, which translates to MGKEVERKFLVSGTAWRDLVEADIRILQFYLAAAPGRTVRVRISDGASARLTLKFGSKARERDEFEYPIPLADAVEMLGFAIGRVIEKTRHHVRHGGYLYEVDVFGGALAGLVMAELETPDDVPDELLPDWLGREVTGEQKFYNASLALGGIPEIAA; encoded by the coding sequence ATGGGCAAGGAAGTCGAGCGCAAGTTCCTGGTCTCCGGCACGGCATGGCGGGATCTGGTCGAGGCGGACATCCGCATTCTCCAGTTCTATCTCGCCGCTGCGCCGGGACGCACGGTGCGCGTGCGCATCAGTGACGGCGCCTCGGCCAGGCTGACGCTCAAATTCGGCAGCAAGGCGCGCGAGCGCGACGAATTCGAATATCCCATTCCGCTGGCCGACGCCGTGGAGATGCTCGGCTTCGCCATCGGGCGTGTCATCGAGAAGACACGTCATCATGTTAGGCATGGCGGCTATCTCTACGAAGTCGATGTCTTCGGCGGCGCGCTGGCGGGGCTTGTGATGGCCGAACTCGAGACGCCGGACGATGTTCCGGATGAACTGCTGCCAGACTGGCTCGGCCGCGAAGTGACTGGCGAACAGAAGTTCTACAACGCGTCGCTCGCCCTCGGGGGGATTCCGGAGATCGCCGCATGA
- a CDS encoding ABC transporter ATP-binding protein yields the protein MNVIDVHGLVKRFGDKTVVDHVTMTVAEGEIVGFLGPNGSGKTTTIRIMCGLLTPDEGEGTVLGFDILTDSLRIKREVGYMTQKFSFYEDLTIGENLEFVARLYRLKPVEEHVARTLEDLGLTTRRNQLAGTLSGGWKQRLALAACIMHKPKLLLLDEPTAGVDPKARREFWDEIHRLASGGLTVLVSTHYMDEAERCHRISYISYGKMLATGTVAEVVRNAGLTTFVLQGPRLDQVAQALEGRPGVDQVAPFGATLHVVGADRKKLETALADVEKEHKGVTVAPGETSLEDVFIQFMSGSKDNMA from the coding sequence ATGAACGTCATCGACGTGCACGGCCTGGTCAAGCGCTTCGGCGACAAAACCGTCGTCGACCATGTCACGATGACGGTGGCGGAAGGCGAGATCGTCGGCTTCCTCGGCCCCAACGGCTCGGGCAAGACCACCACCATCCGCATCATGTGCGGGCTGCTGACCCCGGACGAGGGCGAAGGCACAGTGCTGGGTTTCGACATCCTCACCGACAGCCTGCGCATCAAGCGCGAGGTCGGCTACATGACGCAGAAATTCTCGTTCTACGAGGATCTGACGATCGGCGAGAACCTGGAATTCGTGGCGCGGCTCTACCGGCTGAAGCCGGTCGAGGAGCATGTCGCCAGGACCCTGGAGGACCTCGGCCTGACGACACGCCGCAACCAGCTCGCCGGGACGCTGTCGGGCGGCTGGAAGCAGCGGCTGGCGCTGGCCGCTTGCATCATGCACAAGCCCAAGCTGCTTCTGCTCGACGAGCCGACGGCCGGCGTCGACCCCAAGGCGCGGCGCGAGTTCTGGGACGAGATCCACCGGCTGGCGAGCGGCGGGCTGACCGTGCTGGTCTCCACCCACTACATGGACGAGGCCGAGCGTTGCCACCGCATCAGCTATATCTCCTACGGCAAGATGCTGGCGACGGGCACCGTCGCCGAGGTGGTCAGGAATGCCGGCCTGACCACTTTCGTCCTGCAGGGCCCGCGCCTCGACCAGGTGGCGCAAGCGCTCGAAGGCCGGCCGGGCGTCGACCAGGTGGCGCCGTTCGGCGCGACGCTGCATGTCGTGGGAGCCGACAGGAAGAAGCTGGAGACGGCGCTGGCCGATGTCGAGAAGGAGCACAAGGGCGTGACGGTGGCGCCGGGCGAAACCAGCCTCGAGGACGTCTTCATCCAGTTCATGTCCGGCTCGAAGGA
- a CDS encoding CHAD domain-containing protein: MSFRIDPRLPLTGEVRRILAEEIGKALAHLDTARHKPEQGLHKSRKRLKSVRALLQLVRSGDETFCRTENECYKQVSALLAGPREATALIETIDRLADAFPGQSAGHGLGPARDRLVMRQHALHAGAGLDAAIKAAIAACQEGLERVDSLSLPDQPERAADILAEGARATLRRARKALDKAASSGGAEDFHDLRKAAKTHSMHLSLLGRLWPTPIKARRKAVDKLAEQLGELHDVFVMRAMLEAGGEPLGPPGDTKLLGKLLKHSEKSLRKSCLAEAAELFGDSPRRSTKKLARKARDDLAGAPPAEELAAR, translated from the coding sequence ATGAGCTTTCGCATTGATCCGCGCCTGCCGCTGACCGGCGAGGTCAGGCGTATCCTGGCCGAGGAAATCGGCAAGGCGCTTGCTCATCTCGACACGGCGCGTCACAAGCCGGAGCAGGGACTGCACAAATCCCGCAAACGACTGAAGAGCGTGCGCGCCTTGTTACAGCTCGTTCGTTCCGGTGACGAAACATTCTGCCGTACGGAGAACGAGTGCTACAAGCAGGTCTCGGCACTGCTCGCCGGACCGCGCGAGGCGACCGCCTTGATCGAGACGATCGACCGCCTGGCCGACGCCTTTCCGGGGCAAAGCGCCGGTCACGGCCTCGGCCCCGCCCGCGATCGCCTGGTGATGCGCCAGCACGCGCTTCATGCCGGCGCCGGTCTCGATGCGGCCATAAAAGCTGCCATCGCCGCCTGCCAGGAGGGCCTCGAACGCGTCGACAGCCTGTCCTTGCCGGACCAGCCGGAGCGGGCCGCCGACATTCTGGCCGAGGGCGCCCGCGCCACATTGCGGCGCGCGCGCAAAGCACTGGACAAGGCGGCCTCGAGCGGCGGGGCCGAGGATTTCCACGACCTGCGCAAGGCGGCCAAGACCCACAGCATGCATCTGTCGCTGCTCGGCCGCCTGTGGCCGACGCCAATCAAGGCTCGTCGCAAGGCGGTCGACAAGCTCGCAGAGCAACTCGGCGAACTGCACGACGTCTTCGTCATGCGGGCGATGCTGGAGGCCGGCGGCGAGCCGCTTGGACCGCCCGGGGATACGAAACTCCTTGGCAAACTCCTGAAGCATTCCGAAAAGAGCCTGAGGAAATCCTGCCTTGCCGAGGCGGCCGAACTGTTCGGCGACAGTCCCAGGCGCTCGACGAAGAAGCTGGCCCGCAAGGCGCGCGACGATCTTGCCGGCGCTCCGCCCGCGGAGGAATTGGCGGCGAGGTGA
- a CDS encoding DNA-3-methyladenine glycosylase, translating to MRMVVRRPLARSELPHDTAALARYLIGKIVVRELPEGIASGRIVETEAYVAGDAAGHGFRGMTPRNRSLFLECGHAYVYLAYGISYMLNVSSEMPGIGTGVLIRALEPLDGISIMRLNRGIERLRDLARGPGRLAMALRIDRSLDGLDLCREGPLWLASDGRDPGEIGQSVRIGISKDADRLLRFYVRGSPFVSGSRSLNP from the coding sequence ATGAGGATGGTCGTCCGCCGCCCGCTCGCCCGCTCGGAACTGCCGCACGATACGGCCGCTCTCGCGCGCTATCTCATCGGCAAGATCGTGGTCCGGGAATTGCCCGAAGGCATTGCCAGCGGCCGCATCGTCGAGACCGAGGCGTATGTCGCCGGCGATGCTGCCGGGCACGGCTTCAGGGGAATGACCCCGCGCAATCGCTCGCTGTTCCTCGAGTGCGGGCATGCCTATGTCTATCTCGCCTACGGCATCTCATACATGCTGAATGTCTCGAGCGAGATGCCCGGCATCGGAACCGGCGTCCTGATCAGGGCACTCGAGCCGCTCGACGGCATTTCGATCATGCGGCTCAATCGCGGCATCGAGCGCCTGCGTGACCTGGCGCGAGGACCGGGAAGGCTCGCCATGGCGTTGCGGATCGACCGTTCGCTCGACGGGCTCGATCTTTGCCGGGAAGGCCCTCTATGGCTTGCAAGCGATGGCCGCGACCCCGGCGAAATCGGGCAGAGCGTTCGGATCGGCATTTCGAAGGATGCCGACCGCCTGCTGCGATTTTACGTCCGGGGAAGTCCGTTTGTCAGCGGTTCACGATCGCTCAATCCATGA